A stretch of the Haloplanus aerogenes genome encodes the following:
- the truD gene encoding tRNA pseudouridine(13) synthase TruD: MREAHPLERQVGIDYYVSDAPGVGGRLRAAPADFRVREIEAVEPEPLDADPGAYPHLLVRATLTDWDTNDFAGALSDALGISRERVSWAGTKDKRAVTTQLFSIREVDPDDLPDLSGADIEPLGRVGRNLEFGDLAGNAFEIRISDPERPDAVDAITDTLTDFGGGHVAVPNVFGHQRFGSRRPVTHEVGLHVVREEWREAVLTYAGNPAESEPERTQQARATVDDVAASADPDWQTALDAMPGHLGYERSMLHALVENGGEEPADFRAALETVPWNLQRLFVNAAQSYAFNRMLSERLRRGLPFDRPVAGDVVAFADADAPEGFPLPDTDRLQRVSADRVDVVTRHCERGRAFVTAPLVGTETELGDGEPGDIERDVLDDLNLAPADFDLPGNFESTGTRRAILVGTDLDVDRNPLTLSFSLPRGSYATAVLREYLKVDPRDL; this comes from the coding sequence ATGCGCGAGGCACACCCACTGGAACGGCAGGTCGGCATCGACTACTACGTGAGCGACGCCCCCGGCGTCGGCGGGCGCCTCCGCGCCGCCCCCGCCGACTTCCGGGTGCGGGAAATCGAGGCCGTGGAGCCGGAACCGCTCGACGCCGATCCCGGCGCGTACCCCCACCTGCTCGTCCGTGCTACCCTCACCGACTGGGACACCAACGACTTCGCCGGCGCGCTGTCGGACGCCCTCGGGATCAGCCGGGAACGCGTGTCGTGGGCCGGCACCAAGGACAAACGCGCGGTCACGACACAGCTATTCTCGATTCGGGAGGTGGACCCCGACGACCTCCCCGACCTCTCGGGTGCTGACATCGAGCCGCTGGGTCGCGTCGGGCGGAATCTGGAGTTCGGTGACCTCGCCGGCAACGCCTTCGAGATTCGAATCAGCGATCCCGAGCGCCCCGACGCGGTGGACGCCATCACCGACACCCTGACCGACTTCGGGGGCGGCCACGTGGCCGTCCCCAACGTCTTCGGCCACCAGCGCTTCGGCAGTCGCCGGCCCGTCACGCACGAGGTGGGCCTCCACGTCGTCCGCGAGGAGTGGCGCGAGGCGGTGCTGACCTACGCCGGCAACCCCGCCGAATCGGAGCCGGAGCGGACCCAGCAGGCGCGAGCGACGGTGGACGACGTGGCGGCGAGCGCCGACCCGGACTGGCAGACTGCCCTCGATGCGATGCCCGGCCACCTCGGCTACGAGCGGTCGATGCTCCACGCGCTGGTGGAGAACGGCGGCGAGGAGCCGGCCGACTTCCGGGCCGCCCTCGAAACCGTGCCGTGGAACCTCCAGCGCCTGTTCGTCAACGCGGCGCAGTCCTACGCGTTCAACCGGATGCTCTCGGAGCGCCTGCGCCGCGGCCTGCCCTTCGACCGTCCGGTCGCCGGCGACGTGGTGGCGTTCGCCGACGCCGACGCACCCGAGGGGTTCCCCCTGCCCGACACCGACCGCCTCCAGCGCGTGAGCGCGGATCGGGTGGACGTGGTGACCCGCCACTGCGAGCGCGGCCGGGCGTTCGTCACCGCGCCGCTGGTGGGGACCGAGACGGAGTTGGGCGACGGCGAACCCGGCGACATCGAGCGCGACGTACTCGACGACCTGAACCTCGCCCCCGCCGACTTCGACCTCCCCGGCAACTTCGAGTCGACGGGGACGCGCCGAGCGATTCTCGTCGGGACGGACCTCGACGTCGACCGCAACCCACTCACCCTCTCGTTCTCGCTTCCGCGGGGGTCCTACGCCACCGCAGTCCTCCGCGAGTATCTGAAGGTCGACCCGCGGGATCTTTAG
- a CDS encoding high-affinity nickel-transporter protein, whose protein sequence is MSLVAAAVAGGALGARHALETDHLAAVATLVTDDASRPGLVGASWGVGHSLPIAALGLGFLALGVRLPPSVTALVEGVVGLVLVYLGARMLAVAVGRREHGHGTNPFHTHLRIGRVSLGGGHAHLHGDSLLVGALHGVAGSGALVVALVAAAPDLPTGASFLGAFAVASVSTMAAASALWERTLDTGARRYLRGAAGVVGIAVGLLLLAEVAGVVG, encoded by the coding sequence ATGTCACTCGTCGCTGCGGCCGTCGCGGGCGGTGCCCTCGGCGCCCGCCACGCGCTCGAAACCGACCACCTCGCGGCGGTGGCGACGCTCGTTACTGACGACGCGTCCCGACCCGGTCTCGTCGGCGCGTCGTGGGGCGTTGGCCACTCGCTCCCTATCGCCGCGCTCGGTCTCGGCTTCCTCGCGCTCGGCGTTCGCCTCCCGCCGTCCGTCACCGCGCTGGTCGAGGGTGTCGTCGGCCTCGTCCTCGTCTACCTCGGCGCACGGATGCTCGCCGTCGCCGTCGGCCGTCGCGAACACGGCCACGGCACGAACCCGTTCCACACCCACCTCCGAATCGGCCGCGTGTCGCTCGGCGGCGGCCACGCCCACCTGCACGGCGACTCCCTCCTCGTCGGCGCCCTCCACGGCGTCGCGGGGAGCGGCGCCCTCGTCGTCGCCCTCGTCGCCGCGGCGCCGGACCTGCCGACCGGCGCCTCCTTTCTCGGCGCCTTCGCCGTCGCGTCGGTGTCGACGATGGCGGCCGCGTCGGCGCTGTGGGAGCGCACCCTCGACACCGGCGCACGGCGGTATCTCCGCGGAGCGGCGGGCGTCGTCGGCATCGCCGTCGGCCTCCTGTTGCTGGCCGAGGTGGCCGGCGTCGTCGGCTGA
- the pth2 gene encoding peptidyl-tRNA hydrolase Pth2, with the protein MKQAIVARTDLGMGRGKLAAQVAHASLSAYEDADERTRRAWKGEGQKKVVLKASGESELFELADAAERAGLPNAIIRDAGHTQLEPGTVTALAVGPGEDEEVDRVTGDLSLY; encoded by the coding sequence ATGAAACAGGCCATCGTCGCGCGGACCGACCTCGGCATGGGGCGGGGGAAACTCGCCGCACAGGTCGCCCACGCCTCCCTCTCGGCGTACGAGGACGCCGACGAGCGTACCCGCCGAGCGTGGAAAGGCGAGGGACAGAAGAAAGTCGTCCTGAAGGCGAGCGGCGAGTCCGAACTGTTCGAACTGGCCGACGCCGCCGAGCGTGCGGGGCTCCCGAACGCCATCATCCGCGACGCCGGCCACACGCAGTTGGAGCCGGGGACGGTGACGGCGCTGGCCGTCGGTCCCGGCGAAGACGAGGAAGTCGACCGCGTGACTGGCGACCTCTCGCTGTACTGA
- a CDS encoding acetate and sugar kinases/Hsc70/actin family protein has product MSEAEEIEEEETEADAEPEESSSTGGGGDPTPIGVKLGSTRTVIAIPEGDGLRTVKTLTCLATYEDVITGEEKVLYGEEAATEYPDRVQYTLRSGLPEDESRAELTETFFEEVIDANDVPEDSAVVYAIPTIDNERGLANLESVIEGSSIGETLIRSYPESLCGAVPATGDDLEAVDDIFVTVNLGSTNLEASAYRRGEQLVPFTTGAVTGNEVDRMIANYVEEETQGRVNIDNTTAREYKEAHADFVDFEPFTDVIQQPGGGSHEFTIERSVMDAVDEYVDDAVEEIANAFLPELANDYIKVYQLALDRPIVLTGGMACIPGIVEEFEERLSEELQREVEAVAPEEPSISAAVGAQRIAQRLVDADAY; this is encoded by the coding sequence ATGAGCGAAGCCGAGGAGATCGAGGAGGAAGAGACGGAAGCGGACGCGGAACCGGAAGAATCGTCCAGTACGGGAGGTGGTGGTGATCCGACACCCATCGGCGTCAAACTCGGGAGTACGCGGACGGTCATCGCCATTCCCGAGGGCGACGGCCTCCGGACGGTCAAGACGCTGACCTGCCTCGCCACCTACGAGGACGTGATCACGGGCGAGGAGAAGGTTCTCTACGGCGAGGAGGCAGCGACGGAGTACCCCGACCGGGTGCAGTACACGCTCCGGTCGGGACTGCCGGAAGACGAGTCGCGGGCGGAGCTGACCGAGACGTTCTTCGAGGAAGTGATCGACGCGAACGACGTGCCCGAGGACAGCGCCGTCGTCTACGCCATCCCGACCATCGACAACGAGCGAGGGCTGGCGAACCTCGAGTCGGTCATCGAGGGGAGTAGCATCGGCGAGACGCTGATCCGGAGCTATCCGGAGTCGCTGTGTGGTGCGGTGCCCGCGACCGGCGACGATCTGGAGGCCGTCGACGACATCTTCGTCACGGTGAATCTGGGATCGACGAACCTCGAAGCCTCCGCCTACCGCCGCGGCGAACAGCTCGTTCCCTTCACCACCGGCGCCGTCACCGGCAACGAGGTGGACCGCATGATCGCCAACTACGTCGAGGAGGAGACGCAGGGCCGGGTGAACATCGACAACACGACCGCCCGGGAGTACAAGGAGGCACACGCCGACTTCGTCGACTTCGAGCCGTTCACGGACGTGATCCAGCAGCCCGGCGGCGGCTCCCACGAGTTCACCATCGAGCGCAGCGTTATGGACGCCGTCGACGAGTACGTCGACGACGCGGTCGAGGAGATCGCCAACGCCTTCCTGCCCGAACTCGCCAACGACTACATCAAGGTCTACCAGCTAGCGCTCGACCGCCCCATCGTCCTCACGGGAGGGATGGCCTGCATCCCGGGCATCGTCGAGGAGTTCGAGGAGCGCCTGAGCGAGGAACTCCAGCGCGAGGTGGAGGCGGTGGCACCCGAGGAACCGTCCATCTCGGCGGCCGTCGGCGCCCAGCGCATCGCCCAGCGACTCGTCGACGCCGACGCGTACTGA
- a CDS encoding FlaD/FlaE family flagellar protein: MAIDPRNYDLDELRAASVGKPSLGGRDEWPGEWDADEKVADAETGTAETGRPAAAVAFETSIARDLAALDRGAEDLARPYLSALPASLVAEALIFEWLEFLFLQAGRESVADALEFYERVGWLGADAAEALERYLSGIDDPRANAGNDLDPDDHRVSLHYIARLASLSQG; this comes from the coding sequence ATGGCCATCGACCCGCGAAACTACGACCTCGACGAACTCCGGGCCGCCAGCGTCGGCAAGCCGTCGCTGGGTGGGCGCGACGAGTGGCCGGGGGAGTGGGACGCGGACGAGAAGGTGGCCGACGCCGAGACCGGGACGGCCGAGACGGGCCGCCCGGCCGCCGCCGTCGCGTTCGAAACGTCGATCGCTCGCGACCTCGCGGCGCTCGATCGGGGCGCCGAGGATCTGGCGAGGCCGTACCTGTCCGCGCTCCCGGCGTCGCTAGTGGCCGAGGCGCTGATCTTCGAGTGGCTGGAGTTCCTCTTCCTGCAGGCGGGCCGCGAGTCGGTGGCCGACGCACTGGAATTTTACGAGCGAGTGGGCTGGCTCGGCGCCGACGCCGCCGAGGCGCTCGAACGGTATCTGTCGGGAATCGACGACCCGCGAGCCAACGCAGGGAACGACCTCGATCCCGACGATCACCGGGTGAGCCTCCACTACATCGCGCGGCTAGCCTCTCTTTCGCAAGGCTGA
- a CDS encoding MFS transporter, translated as MERRGGWDLLGVTTGAFFVTMVARLVPSPLVPDIIDTFGVSTGTVGLALSGMWAAYALFQFPGGVIADRIGQRRVILLAMTGITVTSLLLSSSPNILVFAVAAVTLGSSAGLYFTAGTSFLADQFENTGRALGIHEIGASGAGLVAPVASAAVATRFGWRAGLLVPAVVAPIALVLFAWRVPETPPTNEEAGWGVDPHELFALLVRPGIAFTTLLAMISFFTWQSFASFFPTFLVEYVGLDTGRASLIFGVVFAITLVAAPSLGWVSDRVGRDRTLGASFVSGVVGYVLFLFGGGGLAAVIAGTGLVGLGLSWPGVLNSRFMDYLAADERGTGFGLVRTVVLLVSSLGSGVTGTLAGQVGWLAAYGLVGTLLAVLATSLVVNRVAGIDA; from the coding sequence ATGGAGCGACGTGGCGGCTGGGACCTGCTCGGCGTAACGACCGGCGCCTTCTTCGTGACGATGGTCGCCCGACTGGTGCCGAGTCCGCTCGTTCCCGACATCATCGACACCTTCGGCGTCTCGACCGGGACGGTCGGCCTCGCGCTCTCGGGGATGTGGGCCGCCTACGCCCTCTTCCAGTTTCCCGGTGGCGTCATCGCCGACCGGATCGGCCAGCGGCGCGTCATCCTGCTCGCGATGACCGGCATCACCGTCACGAGCCTCCTGCTGTCGAGTTCACCCAACATCCTCGTCTTCGCCGTCGCCGCCGTCACTCTCGGTTCGAGCGCCGGCCTCTACTTCACCGCCGGCACCTCCTTTCTCGCCGACCAGTTCGAGAACACGGGGCGAGCGCTCGGCATCCACGAAATCGGCGCGTCGGGCGCGGGGCTGGTCGCGCCCGTCGCCAGCGCCGCCGTCGCCACCCGCTTCGGCTGGCGGGCGGGTCTGCTCGTCCCCGCCGTCGTCGCCCCCATCGCGCTCGTCCTGTTCGCGTGGCGGGTCCCCGAGACGCCGCCGACGAACGAAGAGGCGGGCTGGGGCGTCGACCCCCACGAACTGTTCGCCCTCCTCGTCCGCCCCGGTATCGCCTTCACCACCCTGCTCGCCATGATCTCCTTTTTCACGTGGCAGTCCTTCGCCTCCTTCTTCCCCACCTTCCTCGTCGAGTACGTCGGTCTCGACACCGGGCGGGCGAGCCTGATCTTCGGTGTGGTGTTCGCCATCACGCTCGTCGCGGCGCCGTCGCTGGGGTGGGTGTCGGATCGAGTCGGTCGGGACCGCACCCTCGGCGCCTCGTTCGTCTCCGGTGTCGTCGGGTACGTCCTGTTCCTGTTCGGCGGCGGCGGCCTCGCCGCGGTCATCGCGGGGACGGGGCTCGTCGGCCTCGGTCTCTCGTGGCCGGGCGTCCTCAACTCCCGCTTCATGGACTACCTCGCGGCCGACGAGCGGGGGACCGGGTTCGGCCTCGTGCGGACGGTGGTGTTGCTCGTCAGTTCGCTCGGCAGCGGCGTGACGGGGACGCTCGCCGGACAGGTGGGCTGGCTCGCCGCCTACGGCCTCGTCGGGACGCTGCTCGCCGTCCTCGCTACCTCGCTCGTCGTCAATCGGGTGGCCGGGATCGACGCCTGA
- a CDS encoding potassium channel family protein gives MDPADVEYEPVSVKAVLAEMKDTAELLIDLSYSAVLHGSDEVAAEVLELEERMDVLQMQARMSLLMAARSPEDAEALAPVLGVVGAAEKISDAAGDIAKVVLEDIGVPEAMRAAIPEAVETVVRAQVVVGSDYAGETLGDLNLETETGVRVIAIRRAGEWVVNPDRNTTLEADDVVLLRGTETALSTVYETATGDTYDPPEPVDSSIDDLDRAVDSIVLMKNMSELAVDLAYGSVLFDSEGVAEEVVELEAEVDALKSRFEAWVLRAAARVDDPISLRGLVHLASATEVISDAALEISEGVLRGLDTHPVVAAAVEESDEVIVRVTVTADSRLADASLGDLKVKTETGMRVIAVRRGDGDWVISPGPETTVHGDDVLIAKGTRAGASRLTELAGGEAGDS, from the coding sequence ATGGACCCTGCGGACGTGGAGTACGAGCCGGTAAGCGTGAAGGCCGTCCTCGCGGAGATGAAGGATACGGCCGAACTCCTCATCGACCTCTCGTACTCGGCGGTGCTCCACGGGAGCGACGAGGTGGCGGCGGAGGTGCTCGAACTCGAAGAGCGGATGGACGTGTTGCAGATGCAGGCGCGGATGAGTCTCCTGATGGCGGCCCGGAGTCCCGAAGATGCGGAGGCGCTGGCTCCCGTCCTCGGCGTCGTCGGCGCCGCCGAGAAGATCAGCGACGCCGCGGGCGACATCGCCAAGGTCGTACTGGAGGATATCGGCGTCCCCGAGGCGATGCGGGCGGCGATTCCCGAGGCGGTCGAGACGGTCGTCCGCGCGCAGGTCGTCGTCGGGTCGGACTACGCTGGCGAGACGCTCGGCGACCTCAACCTCGAAACCGAGACCGGGGTCCGCGTCATCGCCATCCGCCGGGCGGGCGAGTGGGTCGTCAACCCCGACCGCAATACGACGCTCGAAGCCGACGACGTGGTCCTCCTCCGGGGGACCGAGACGGCGCTGTCGACGGTGTACGAGACGGCCACCGGCGACACCTACGACCCGCCGGAACCCGTCGACTCCTCCATCGACGACCTGGATCGTGCCGTCGACTCCATCGTCTTGATGAAGAACATGAGCGAACTCGCAGTGGATCTGGCCTACGGCTCCGTCCTCTTCGACAGCGAGGGCGTGGCCGAGGAGGTGGTCGAACTCGAAGCCGAGGTGGACGCCCTGAAATCCCGGTTCGAGGCGTGGGTGTTGCGGGCCGCCGCGCGGGTCGACGACCCCATCTCGCTCCGGGGGCTGGTCCACCTGGCGAGCGCGACGGAGGTGATCAGCGACGCGGCCTTGGAGATCAGCGAGGGCGTCCTCCGCGGGCTTGACACCCACCCCGTCGTCGCCGCCGCCGTCGAGGAGTCGGACGAGGTGATCGTCCGCGTCACCGTCACCGCCGACAGTCGCCTCGCGGACGCCTCGCTGGGCGATCTGAAGGTCAAGACCGAAACGGGGATGCGCGTCATCGCGGTGCGCCGCGGCGATGGCGACTGGGTCATCTCGCCCGGCCCCGAGACGACCGTCCACGGCGACGACGTGCTCATCGCGAAGGGGACGCGCGCAGGGGCGAGTCGGCTCACCGAACTCGCGGGTGGCGAAGCGGGCGATTCATAG
- a CDS encoding DUF7536 family protein: MSDETPARPPSAGLVEALQVRRNATIGVVAGVALAVLVYLVRVFELIGPVGGTQRYPIVGPEGWFLVLGFVLASATALLVTTLLTAATAYRLTREL; encoded by the coding sequence GTGAGCGACGAGACCCCCGCACGCCCGCCGTCGGCCGGCCTCGTCGAGGCCCTGCAGGTGCGGCGCAACGCGACCATCGGCGTCGTCGCCGGCGTCGCCCTCGCCGTCCTCGTCTACCTCGTGCGCGTGTTCGAACTGATCGGGCCGGTGGGCGGAACCCAGCGGTATCCGATCGTCGGCCCCGAAGGCTGGTTTCTCGTCCTCGGATTCGTCCTCGCGTCGGCGACGGCGCTCCTCGTGACGACGCTGTTGACGGCGGCGACAGCGTATCGGCTCACCCGGGAGCTATGA
- a CDS encoding succinylglutamate desuccinylase/aspartoacylase family protein, producing MTSVGSADASPGTVDTGRLEVGETRDGSTFGLPVAVVEGARDGKTLYIQAASDGDELNGVGVVQRVVPQLDPEELAGTVIVVGIVNYHAFQVAEHRNPIDDTKMNRTYPGDENGTSSERIAAATYDVARGADLILDLHQGSTSRMIDEVRVRCGRRHRLHSQCLDLAKTFGCGYILDQKGPDGQLARVAPSDGIPAVDPELGGAVGWDESSIAKGVEGVFNVLRGYDFLAGDPGIEAQTRAKAFDQYGSPVGGLVRFEHDLGDRVVADETLFEVTDPFGSLKARITADNDGIFWRSRRLPQVATGEYVCSVGKNVDSY from the coding sequence ATGACTTCGGTGGGAAGCGCGGACGCGTCACCCGGGACGGTCGACACCGGCCGACTCGAGGTGGGCGAGACCCGCGACGGCAGTACGTTCGGACTCCCCGTCGCCGTCGTCGAGGGCGCCCGAGACGGCAAGACGCTCTACATTCAGGCAGCCAGCGACGGCGACGAACTCAACGGCGTCGGCGTGGTTCAGCGCGTCGTCCCGCAACTCGACCCGGAGGAACTCGCGGGGACGGTGATCGTCGTCGGTATCGTCAACTACCACGCGTTCCAGGTGGCCGAACACCGCAATCCCATCGACGACACGAAGATGAACCGGACCTACCCCGGTGACGAGAACGGCACGTCGAGCGAGCGCATCGCCGCCGCTACCTACGACGTGGCCCGCGGCGCCGACCTCATTCTCGACCTCCATCAGGGTTCGACCAGCCGGATGATCGACGAGGTGCGGGTCCGGTGTGGCCGCCGCCATCGCCTCCATTCGCAGTGTCTCGACCTCGCGAAGACGTTCGGCTGTGGCTACATCCTCGACCAGAAGGGACCGGACGGCCAACTCGCTCGCGTCGCCCCCTCGGACGGCATCCCCGCGGTCGACCCCGAACTCGGCGGCGCCGTCGGCTGGGACGAGTCGAGCATCGCCAAAGGTGTCGAGGGCGTGTTCAACGTCCTCCGCGGCTACGACTTCCTCGCCGGCGATCCGGGGATCGAAGCGCAGACGCGCGCGAAGGCGTTCGATCAGTACGGCTCGCCGGTCGGTGGCCTCGTCCGGTTCGAACACGACCTCGGCGACCGCGTCGTCGCCGACGAAACGCTGTTCGAGGTGACCGACCCCTTCGGCAGCCTGAAAGCCCGCATCACCGCCGACAACGACGGCATCTTCTGGCGGAGTCGCCGCCTCCCGCAGGTCGCCACCGGCGAGTACGTCTGTTCGGTGGGGAAGAACGTCGACTCCTACTAG
- a CDS encoding pyridoxal-phosphate dependent enzyme, with protein MSPGLVCPACDRTYADRWRCTCGEPLDFQSTPRPDGPAPSFSAFDSRRGLWAFDDFLPVTDRVTLGEGFTPLVDAPDRNASFKLEYVSPTGSFKDRGAATVISRAVDLGVDRVIEDSSGNAGAAIAAYAARAGLDADIYVPASVADAKRRAIEAVGARVVDIEGDREAVAAACWEAVEDGGWYASHAWNPAFFAGTATFGLELAAQRDWSVPDAVVVPLGHGTMLLGAYRGFRALVEAGWTDTMPRLLAVQAAGYAPIAGDTGPATNDLADGIQVREPVRRGSIVDAIETTDGDAIAVSADAVRRAHAALRAGGFDVEPTAAAAVAGLRQYRERGVLDADADVVVPLTGRGK; from the coding sequence GTGTCCCCCGGTCTCGTCTGCCCCGCCTGCGACCGAACCTACGCCGACCGCTGGCGCTGTACCTGCGGCGAACCCCTCGACTTCCAGTCGACGCCCCGTCCCGACGGCCCGGCCCCCTCCTTCTCCGCGTTCGACTCGCGGCGCGGTCTGTGGGCGTTCGACGACTTCCTGCCCGTCACGGACCGAGTCACGCTGGGCGAGGGGTTCACCCCACTCGTCGACGCTCCCGACCGGAACGCGTCGTTCAAACTGGAGTACGTCTCCCCGACGGGGAGTTTCAAGGACCGCGGCGCGGCGACCGTGATTTCGCGGGCGGTCGACCTCGGCGTCGACCGGGTGATCGAGGATTCGTCGGGTAACGCGGGTGCGGCCATCGCCGCCTACGCCGCCCGCGCGGGACTCGACGCCGACATCTACGTCCCGGCGTCGGTTGCGGACGCGAAACGCCGGGCTATCGAGGCGGTCGGGGCGCGGGTGGTCGACATCGAGGGTGATCGGGAGGCAGTCGCCGCGGCGTGTTGGGAGGCCGTCGAGGACGGGGGCTGGTACGCCAGCCACGCCTGGAACCCCGCCTTCTTCGCCGGGACCGCCACGTTCGGCCTCGAACTCGCCGCGCAGCGCGACTGGTCGGTCCCCGACGCGGTGGTCGTCCCCCTCGGCCACGGGACGATGCTCCTCGGCGCCTACCGGGGGTTCCGGGCGCTCGTCGAGGCGGGGTGGACCGACACGATGCCGCGTCTCCTCGCGGTGCAGGCGGCCGGCTACGCCCCAATCGCGGGCGACACGGGACCGGCGACGAACGACCTCGCGGACGGGATTCAGGTGCGGGAGCCGGTGCGTCGGGGGTCGATCGTCGACGCCATCGAGACGACCGACGGCGACGCCATCGCGGTGTCGGCAGACGCCGTTCGACGGGCACACGCGGCGCTCCGAGCGGGCGGCTTCGACGTGGAACCAACCGCCGCGGCGGCGGTCGCAGGGCTCCGACAGTACCGCGAGCGAGGCGTCCTCGACGCGGACGCCGATGTCGTCGTGCCGCTCACCGGGCGGGGCAAGTGA
- a CDS encoding DUF7511 domain-containing protein → MSSADEGEPPAALDSPALDRWPTYPLDHTIEAVGSDGEQCTIYPSNVDEESELTAWITAKDDSFVAIDEIQ, encoded by the coding sequence ATGAGTTCGGCCGATGAAGGCGAGCCGCCGGCGGCGCTCGACAGCCCCGCGCTCGACCGCTGGCCGACGTACCCGCTCGACCACACCATCGAGGCCGTCGGCAGCGACGGGGAGCAGTGTACGATATACCCGTCGAACGTCGACGAGGAGAGCGAACTCACGGCGTGGATCACGGCCAAGGACGACTCCTTCGTCGCTATCGACGAGATCCAGTAA
- a CDS encoding tRNA(Ile)(2)-agmatinylcytidine synthase codes for MTLVGLDDTDSRERGMCTTYVAARVAEAIEAAGGSVDRRLLIRLNPAIEFKTRGNAALCLETDLDPARAFDLAVDAIDDLAEVADPRTDPGVVVADATAETVPDAVADFSRRALRERLAEDETVALLDRLSYRHGGGRGRIGALAAVGAGRAVDDWTYEHIAYRELARCGTPREVDRASVFAAADAGYPDVWDTVDREAGELVCVPAAPGPILYGIRGDDPETVREVAADIESEPVARAVTYRTNQGTDAHLRDGTVGTVREDRAYRVDGVVDDAPETRAGGHVHLTLRDGDATLACVAFEPTKRFRDRVRHLRPGDRVTVCGEVSEGTLKLEKFALRERVTTERVVPTCPECERSMESAGRNQGYRCRDCGTTAPGRVERPLDRTLDPGWYEVPPRARRHIAKPLVRGGFDAPIHPER; via the coding sequence GTGACGCTCGTCGGCCTCGACGACACCGACTCCCGCGAGCGCGGGATGTGTACGACGTACGTGGCGGCCCGCGTAGCCGAGGCGATCGAGGCCGCCGGCGGATCGGTTGACCGCCGCCTGCTGATCCGACTCAACCCCGCGATCGAGTTCAAGACCCGCGGGAACGCCGCGCTCTGTCTCGAAACCGACCTCGATCCGGCGCGGGCGTTCGACCTCGCCGTCGATGCTATCGACGACCTGGCCGAAGTGGCCGATCCGCGGACGGACCCGGGCGTCGTCGTCGCCGACGCGACGGCCGAGACGGTGCCCGACGCCGTCGCCGACTTCTCCCGTCGCGCCCTCCGCGAACGACTCGCGGAAGACGAAACCGTCGCCCTGCTGGATCGCCTAAGCTATCGCCACGGCGGCGGTCGGGGACGGATCGGCGCCCTCGCGGCCGTCGGCGCGGGCCGCGCCGTCGACGACTGGACCTACGAACACATCGCGTATCGGGAACTGGCGCGCTGTGGGACGCCCCGCGAGGTGGACCGCGCGAGCGTCTTCGCGGCGGCCGACGCGGGGTATCCCGACGTGTGGGATACCGTGGACCGCGAAGCGGGCGAACTCGTCTGCGTCCCCGCCGCACCGGGGCCGATTCTCTACGGCATCCGGGGGGACGACCCCGAGACGGTCCGCGAGGTGGCGGCAGACATCGAGAGCGAACCCGTCGCCCGCGCGGTCACCTACCGCACCAACCAGGGGACGGACGCCCACCTGCGGGACGGAACGGTCGGGACGGTCCGGGAGGACCGAGCCTACCGGGTCGACGGCGTCGTCGACGATGCGCCCGAGACGCGGGCGGGCGGGCACGTCCACCTGACGCTCCGCGACGGCGACGCGACCCTGGCCTGCGTGGCGTTCGAGCCGACGAAACGGTTCCGTGACCGGGTGCGACACCTCCGGCCCGGCGACCGCGTGACGGTCTGTGGCGAAGTGAGCGAGGGGACGCTCAAACTGGAGAAGTTCGCGCTCAGGGAGCGGGTGACGACGGAACGGGTCGTCCCCACCTGTCCCGAGTGCGAGCGGTCGATGGAGAGTGCCGGCCGGAATCAGGGCTACCGGTGTCGGGACTGCGGGACGACCGCCCCCGGGCGCGTCGAGCGACCGCTCGACCGGACGCTCGACCCGGGGTGGTACGAGGTGCCGCCCCGTGCCCGTCGGCATATCGCCAAACCGCTGGTGCGGGGCGGATTCGACGCACCGATTCATCCCGAACGGTGA